A window of Sulfuricurvum sp. contains these coding sequences:
- the purT gene encoding formate-dependent phosphoribosylglycinamide formyltransferase, with protein MLFSAPLKNNSKKIMLLGSGELGKEVAIEAQRLGIEVVAVDRYAHAPAHLVANRSHVVNMQDKEAVLKIIREEKPDYILPEIEAISIDALFAAEAEGFCVIPNAEAVNKTMNRKNIRRFAAEELGLKTSRYHFVSTYEDMCAAAEDVGFPCVIKPVMSSSGHGQSIAHSPFDLESSWEIAKEARGDASELIVEEFIRFDYEITLLTARNGSETVFCEPIGHIQKDGDYIYSWQPMEMSRKALKRSQKIAQAITDGLGGKGLFGVELFVAGDEVYFSEVSPRPHDTGMVTLITQSQSEFALHVRAVLGLPLGFIFYGDGASAAFKSTVESHEPVIDVADELFDTNSYVRVFGKPEAHVGRRMAVVLVFDKVNKALKKAKKLIQKIKDA; from the coding sequence ATGCTTTTCAGCGCACCACTTAAAAATAATTCCAAAAAAATCATGTTGTTGGGTTCGGGTGAACTCGGTAAAGAAGTAGCTATAGAAGCACAGCGTTTGGGGATCGAAGTGGTTGCCGTGGATCGCTATGCTCATGCTCCGGCACATTTGGTTGCGAATCGCTCTCATGTAGTCAATATGCAAGATAAAGAGGCGGTGCTCAAAATTATCCGTGAAGAGAAACCCGATTATATTCTCCCAGAGATTGAAGCAATTAGCATCGATGCGTTGTTCGCGGCTGAAGCGGAGGGGTTTTGTGTCATCCCGAATGCTGAAGCGGTCAACAAAACCATGAACCGTAAAAATATCCGCCGTTTTGCAGCAGAAGAGCTAGGGCTTAAAACAAGCCGTTACCATTTTGTGAGTACCTATGAGGATATGTGCGCTGCTGCGGAGGATGTTGGGTTCCCGTGTGTTATCAAACCCGTTATGAGTAGCTCAGGACATGGTCAAAGTATCGCTCACAGTCCATTTGATTTGGAGAGCTCATGGGAGATCGCCAAAGAGGCGCGTGGGGATGCGAGTGAGCTGATTGTCGAGGAGTTTATCCGATTTGATTATGAGATTACTTTGCTCACCGCTCGTAACGGAAGTGAGACCGTATTTTGTGAGCCAATCGGACATATTCAAAAAGATGGTGACTATATCTACAGCTGGCAACCGATGGAGATGTCACGAAAAGCACTTAAACGCTCTCAAAAAATCGCACAAGCAATAACAGATGGTTTGGGCGGCAAAGGGTTGTTTGGGGTAGAACTGTTTGTGGCTGGCGATGAGGTCTATTTTAGTGAAGTGAGCCCACGTCCGCACGATACGGGGATGGTAACGCTGATTACCCAAAGCCAAAGCGAGTTTGCTCTCCATGTACGAGCTGTGCTCGGATTGCCTCTTGGATTTATCTTCTACGGTGATGGTGCCAGTGCGGCATTCAAATCGACCGTGGAGTCTCACGAACCGGTGATTGATGTTGCGGATGAGTTGTTTGATACTAACAGCTATGTGAGAGTGTTTGGAAAACCTGAAGCACACGTCGGACGACGTATGGCAGTGGTGTTGGTGTTTGATAAAGTGAATAAAGCGCTTAAAAAAGCGAAGAAATTGATTCAGAAAATTAAGGATGCATAG
- the rpsU gene encoding 30S ribosomal protein S21 encodes MPGIILRQDDNFDAAYRRFKKQTDRNLVVTEARARRNHVTETEKRKQFKISARKKMLKRLYMMRRYESRL; translated from the coding sequence ATGCCTGGTATTATCTTACGCCAAGATGATAATTTTGATGCTGCATACCGTCGTTTCAAAAAACAAACAGATCGTAATCTGGTTGTTACAGAAGCTCGTGCTCGTCGTAACCACGTTACTGAGACCGAAAAACGTAAACAGTTCAAAATCAGCGCTCGCAAGAAGATGTTAAAACGTCTCTATATGATGCGACGTTACGAATCTCGCCTGTAA